From the Chiroxiphia lanceolata isolate bChiLan1 chromosome Z, bChiLan1.pri, whole genome shotgun sequence genome, one window contains:
- the PHF24 gene encoding PHD finger protein 24, protein MGVLMSRRQTVERVQKVSLAVSAFKDGLREQPSTRRRGEAGTSRRGTLEQEVQEGEEEASAGPSQPEESSASASAKAAWERLRDGRGVEPEEFDRANRFTPPAFIRPKRELHDDEPPDISLEQREQIVNDEMCEICEVWTAESLFPCRICPRVYHDGCLRRMGYLQKDSIVEVTETAHTETGWSCYYCDNLNLLLTEEEMYSLMETLKNCKIIPETCLTLDDFLRYKHLVHKQQFEKPMAEAQEEQAALQFNALDPDKKGHIEWQDFLSHESIQLLQKLRPQNALLRLLTPKERERARAAFLALDQDNDGFIGEGECRQARHTWFRKHQKEMLSCNVSISHVGPISEGSPASSRNGKSPEKILPATKQEEPRTVDWPGFLRENVAYILAARPNSAALHLQPPA, encoded by the exons ATGGGGGTGCTAATGTCCAGGCGGCAGACAGTGGAGAGGGTGCAGAAGGTGAGCTTGGCCGTGTCAGCCTTCAAGGACGGGCTGCGGGAGCAGCCATCGACACGGCGCCGGGGAGAGGCGGGGACCTCACGCCGGGGgacactggagcaggaggtgcaggaaggagaggaggaggcatCGGCAGGACCTTCCCAGCCAGAGGagagcagtgccagtgccagcgCCAAGGCAGCCTGGGAACGGCTGCGGGATGGCCGGGGCGTGGAGCCAGAGGAGTTTGACCGGGCCAACAGGTTCACGCCACCCGCCTTCATCCGGCCCAAGCGGGAGCTGCACGATGATGAGCCCCCGGAcatcagcctggagcagagggagcag ATCGTGAATGACGAAATGTGTGAGATCTGCGAGGTGTGGACGGCCGAGAGCCTCTTCCCGTGCCGCATCTGCCCCCGGGTGTACCATGACGGCTGCCTGCGCCGCATGGGGTACCTGCAGAAGGACAGCATCGTGGAGGTGACGGAGACGGCGCACACCGAGACGGGCTGGAGCTGCTACTACTGC GACAACCTCAATCTGCTGCTGACAGAAGAAGAGATGTACAGCCTGATGGAGACATTGAAGAACTGCAAGATCATTCCAG AGACCTGCCTCACCCTGGATGACTTCCTGCGCTACAAACACCTGGTGCACAAGCAGCAGTTTGAGAAGCCCATGGCCGaggcacaggaggagcaggcagcCCTGCAGTTCAATGCCCTGGACCCCGACAAGAAGGGGCACATCGAATGGCAGGACTTCCTCTCCCATGAGTccatccagctgctgcagaaactACGGCCACAG AATGCCCTGCTGCGGCTGCTGACACCCAAGGAGCGGGAGCGGGCACGGGCAGCCTTCCTGGCCCTGGACCAGGACAACGATGGCTTCATAGGGGAGGGCGAGTGTCGCCAGGCCCGGCACACCTGGTTCCGCAAGCACCAAAAGGAGATGCTGTCCTGCAATGTCAG caTCAGCCACGTGGGGCCCATATCAGAGGGcagtcctgccagcagcaggaatggcaAGAGCCCAGAGAAGATCCTGCCAGCCACAAAGCAGGAGGAGCCCAG GACCGTCGACTGGCCCGGCTTCCTGCGGGAGAATGTCGCCTACATCCTGGCCGCGCGCCCCAACAGCGCCGCCCTGCACCTGCAGCCCCCTGCCTAA